A window from gamma proteobacterium SS-5 encodes these proteins:
- a CDS encoding type II toxin-antitoxin system Phd/YefM family antitoxin codes for MKVVTYSHARNALKSILDGVVQDADVTIISRRDAEGDAVIMSLDSYNSIMETLHLTSNPANAAALARAIAQDKAGLAQTRQLLPAE; via the coding sequence ATGAAGGTCGTTACCTATTCTCATGCACGCAATGCGCTCAAGTCCATTTTGGATGGGGTGGTGCAAGACGCCGATGTGACCATCATCAGTCGCCGTGACGCTGAGGGTGATGCGGTGATCATGTCGCTGGATAGCTATAACAGCATCATGGAGACCCTGCATTTGACCAGCAATCCGGCAAATGCGGCGGCCTTGGCCAGGGCCATTGCCCAGGATAAGGCCGGTCTGGCGCAAACTCGCCAGCTTTTACCGGCTGAATAA
- a CDS encoding Sua5/YciO/YrdC/YwlC family protein — protein MHYRLRQAQRVLDSGGIIAYPTEAVYGLGCNPIRGDSVARLLALKQRPWRKGLILVCDRFDPLLDWIEPLPPEQMAPLLASWPGPHTWLLQAQPWVPRWVRGQHDSLAVRVSAHPLVAALCRGFGGPLISTSANISNLPPARSPTQVRLQFARRIDYLLSGPLGGLAQPTPIRDARSGRQLRG, from the coding sequence ATGCACTATCGCCTGCGCCAAGCCCAGCGTGTGCTGGATTCCGGTGGCATCATCGCCTACCCCACAGAGGCGGTGTATGGACTGGGTTGCAACCCGATCAGGGGGGATAGCGTGGCGCGCCTGCTGGCGCTCAAGCAACGCCCCTGGCGCAAGGGCCTGATCCTGGTCTGTGACCGCTTTGATCCCCTGCTGGACTGGATTGAACCCCTGCCGCCGGAGCAGATGGCCCCGCTGTTGGCCAGCTGGCCCGGCCCCCACACCTGGCTGCTGCAGGCCCAGCCCTGGGTACCGCGCTGGGTGCGCGGCCAGCATGACAGCCTGGCCGTGCGGGTCAGCGCCCACCCCCTGGTGGCGGCGCTCTGTCGCGGTTTCGGCGGCCCACTGATCTCCACCAGCGCCAACATCAGCAACCTGCCCCCGGCGCGCAGCCCGACCCAGGTGCGCTTGCAGTTTGCGCGGCGCATCGACTATCTGCTCAGCGGCCCGCTGGGTGGGCTGGCGCAGCCCACGCCGATCCGTGACGCCCGCAGCGGCCGGCAACTCAGGGGCTGA
- the ppa gene encoding inorganic diphosphatase has translation MNLDRVGPGSDIPNQINVIIEIPAHSDPVKYELDKATGAMFVDRFMSSAMHYPCNYGYVPRTLSKDGDPVDVLVLTPYPLISGSVIKARPVGVLKMTDESGDDAKVLAVPIDKLCKTYRAVTNFRDLPGEILNRIAHFFEHYKDLDEGKWVRVDGWYGLEEAKQEIMDSVRLYDDAPEKPNF, from the coding sequence ATGAATCTCGATCGCGTCGGCCCAGGTTCAGACATCCCCAATCAGATCAACGTCATCATTGAAATACCGGCCCACTCGGACCCGGTCAAGTACGAACTGGACAAGGCCACCGGCGCTATGTTTGTCGATCGTTTCATGTCCAGCGCCATGCACTACCCCTGCAACTACGGCTATGTACCGCGTACCCTGTCCAAGGACGGCGACCCGGTGGATGTGCTGGTGCTCACCCCCTATCCGCTGATCTCCGGCTCGGTGATCAAGGCCCGGCCGGTGGGCGTGCTGAAGATGACCGACGAATCCGGCGACGATGCCAAGGTGCTGGCGGTGCCCATCGACAAGCTGTGCAAGACCTATCGAGCGGTGACTAACTTCCGCGACCTGCCCGGCGAGATCCTCAACCGCATCGCCCATTTCTTCGAACACTACAAGGATCTGGACGAGGGCAAATGGGTGCGGGTAGATGGTTGGTACGGCCTGGAGGAGGCCAAGCAGGAGATCATGGACTCGGTGCGCCTGTATGATGATGCCCCAGAAAAGCCGAATTTCTGA
- the moaC gene encoding cyclic pyranopterin monophosphate synthase MoaC — MNNLTHFNSQGEAHMVDVGGKSPSHRSAIAAGQIRMQPETLALIESGSHKKGDVLGIARIAGIMATKRTGELIPLCHPLGLTHVAVDFHVDHALPGVQCAVKAETHGQTGVEMEALTGVQIALLTIYDMCKAVDRGMVIEQVRLLEKHGGKSGSWLREG; from the coding sequence ATGAACAACCTGACCCATTTCAACAGCCAGGGCGAGGCGCACATGGTGGATGTGGGGGGCAAGAGTCCCAGCCACCGCAGCGCCATCGCCGCCGGCCAGATCCGTATGCAGCCCGAGACCCTGGCCCTGATCGAGTCCGGCAGCCACAAGAAGGGCGATGTGCTGGGCATTGCCCGCATCGCCGGCATCATGGCCACCAAGCGTACCGGTGAGCTGATTCCCCTCTGTCACCCGCTGGGGCTGACCCATGTGGCGGTGGATTTTCATGTCGATCACGCCCTGCCTGGGGTGCAGTGCGCGGTCAAGGCCGAGACCCACGGTCAGACCGGGGTGGAGATGGAGGCCCTGACCGGGGTGCAGATCGCCCTGCTGACCATCTATGACATGTGCAAGGCGGTGGACCGGGGCATGGTCATAGAACAGGTGCGCCTACTGGAGAAGCACGGCGGCAAGTCCGGCTCCTGGCTGCGGGAGGGTTGA
- the pyk gene encoding pyruvate kinase, translated as MLRRTKILATLGPATQDPKVLDDLIHAGVDVVRINLSHGNHEEHRQRADVVRDRARASGRQVGLLADLQGPKIRIGRFRQDKVNLNEGDSFCLDTQRPLDQGDEQSVGITFTRLVDDVKRGDTLLLDDGAIVLWVEEVGETQIQCKVVVGGELSNNKGINKQGGGLSANALTEKDKEDIKFAAAVEADYLAVSFVRSAEDVIQARELLRAAGGQGGIVSKIERAEALDNIEAIIEASDAIMLARGDLGVEIGDAELPSVQKRLIKLARAKNCVVITATQMMQSMIASPMPTRAEVFDVANAVIDGTDAVMLSAETAAGKYPVKAVEAMGRVCREAEKQAEVRTSSHRLDSVFGRVDEAIAMAAMYTANHLGVKAIAALTESGSTVKWMSRISSGIPIYALTRHVATRRKVTLYRGVYPVSFDVSSTDVNAVNEEVIEELLRRGTVRDKDLVLITKGDRSGVEGQTNILKIMRVGEHTIVPAD; from the coding sequence ATGCTCAGACGCACCAAGATACTCGCCACCCTCGGCCCGGCCACCCAGGACCCCAAGGTATTGGATGATCTCATCCATGCCGGGGTGGACGTGGTGCGCATCAATCTGTCCCACGGCAACCACGAGGAACACCGCCAGCGGGCCGATGTGGTGCGTGACCGTGCCCGCGCCAGCGGTCGTCAGGTGGGCCTGTTGGCCGATCTGCAGGGGCCCAAGATCCGTATCGGCCGTTTCCGGCAGGACAAGGTCAACCTCAATGAGGGCGACTCCTTCTGCCTGGACACCCAGCGGCCCCTGGATCAGGGCGACGAGCAATCGGTGGGCATCACCTTCACCCGCCTGGTGGATGACGTCAAGCGGGGCGATACCCTGCTGCTGGACGACGGGGCCATAGTGCTCTGGGTGGAAGAGGTGGGCGAGACCCAGATCCAGTGCAAGGTGGTGGTGGGCGGCGAGCTGTCCAACAACAAGGGCATCAACAAACAGGGCGGCGGCCTGTCGGCCAATGCCCTGACCGAGAAGGACAAGGAAGACATCAAGTTTGCCGCCGCCGTAGAGGCGGATTATCTGGCCGTATCCTTCGTGCGCAGCGCCGAAGACGTGATCCAGGCCCGCGAGCTGTTGCGCGCCGCCGGTGGTCAGGGCGGCATAGTCTCCAAGATCGAGCGGGCCGAGGCCCTGGATAATATCGAGGCCATCATCGAGGCCTCGGATGCCATCATGCTGGCCCGTGGCGATCTGGGGGTGGAGATCGGCGATGCCGAGCTGCCCTCGGTGCAGAAGCGGCTGATCAAGCTGGCGCGGGCGAAGAACTGCGTGGTGATCACCGCCACGCAGATGATGCAATCCATGATCGCCAGCCCCATGCCCACCCGGGCCGAGGTGTTCGACGTAGCCAATGCCGTGATCGACGGCACCGATGCGGTCATGCTCTCCGCCGAAACCGCAGCCGGCAAGTACCCGGTCAAGGCGGTGGAGGCCATGGGCCGGGTCTGCCGCGAGGCGGAAAAGCAGGCCGAGGTTCGCACCTCCAGCCACCGGCTCGACTCGGTCTTCGGCCGGGTGGACGAGGCCATCGCCATGGCCGCCATGTACACCGCCAATCACCTGGGGGTGAAGGCCATCGCCGCCCTCACCGAGTCCGGCTCCACGGTGAAATGGATGTCGCGCATCAGCTCCGGCATCCCTATCTATGCCCTCACCCGGCATGTGGCCACACGGCGCAAGGTGACCCTGTATCGCGGCGTTTATCCGGTCAGTTTTGACGTATCCAGTACCGACGTCAACGCGGTTAACGAAGAGGTCATAGAAGAACTGCTGCGTCGTGGTACGGTACGCGACAAGGATCTGGTGTTGATCACCAAGGGCGACCGCTCCGGGGTGGAAGGCCAGACCAATATACTCAAGATTATGCGCGTCGGCGAACATACGATCGTCCCGGCGGATTGA
- a CDS encoding phosphoglycerate kinase: MAFIKLTDLDLAGKRVLIRADLNVPVKDGKVTSDARISASMPTMEHCAKAGARVMVMSHRGRPEEGVYDEENSMAPIAADMSAKLGKDVRLIKDYLDGGFEVAEGEVVLLENVRFNNGEKKDNEELAKRYAALCDVFVMDAFGTAHRAQASTHGAGKFAPVACAGLLLADELENLAKALAKPARPMVAIVGGSKVSTKLTVLEALSEKVDQLVVGGGIANTFLKAMGHNVGKSLCEDDLVNTAKALIEKMQARGAHIPIAVDVVCGKEFSETAEATLKDASEVADDDMIFDIGPKSAQELADIIAKAGTVVWNGPLGVFEFDQFGAGTKTVSLAIANSDCFSLAGGGDTIAAIQKYDIYDKVSYISTAGGAFLEYLEGKTLPAVAMLEEKAKG; the protein is encoded by the coding sequence ATGGCGTTTATCAAACTCACCGATCTCGATCTGGCCGGCAAGCGCGTACTGATTCGCGCCGATCTCAATGTCCCGGTCAAGGATGGCAAGGTCACCTCAGATGCCCGCATCAGCGCCTCCATGCCCACCATGGAGCACTGCGCCAAGGCCGGTGCCCGGGTCATGGTCATGTCCCACCGTGGCCGTCCGGAAGAGGGGGTGTATGACGAAGAGAACTCCATGGCCCCCATCGCCGCCGACATGAGCGCCAAGCTGGGCAAGGACGTGCGTCTGATCAAGGACTACCTCGACGGCGGCTTCGAGGTCGCCGAGGGCGAGGTGGTGCTGCTGGAGAATGTCCGCTTCAACAACGGCGAGAAGAAGGACAACGAGGAACTGGCGAAGCGGTACGCCGCCCTCTGTGATGTCTTCGTCATGGACGCCTTCGGCACCGCCCACCGCGCCCAGGCCTCCACCCATGGGGCCGGCAAGTTCGCCCCTGTGGCCTGCGCCGGTCTGCTGCTGGCCGATGAGCTGGAAAACCTGGCCAAGGCCCTGGCCAAACCGGCCCGGCCCATGGTGGCCATTGTCGGCGGCTCCAAGGTCTCCACCAAGCTCACCGTGCTGGAGGCCCTGTCGGAAAAGGTCGATCAGCTGGTGGTCGGCGGCGGCATCGCCAACACCTTCCTCAAGGCCATGGGGCATAACGTCGGTAAGTCGCTGTGCGAGGACGACCTGGTGAATACCGCCAAGGCCCTGATCGAAAAGATGCAGGCCCGTGGTGCCCATATCCCGATCGCGGTGGATGTGGTCTGCGGTAAGGAGTTCTCCGAGACCGCCGAGGCCACCCTGAAGGACGCCAGCGAGGTGGCCGATGACGACATGATCTTCGATATCGGCCCCAAATCCGCTCAGGAGCTGGCCGATATCATCGCCAAGGCCGGTACTGTGGTGTGGAATGGCCCGCTGGGCGTGTTTGAGTTCGATCAGTTCGGCGCGGGCACCAAGACCGTCTCACTGGCCATAGCCAATTCGGACTGCTTCTCCCTGGCCGGCGGCGGCGACACCATTGCCGCCATCCAGAAGTACGACATCTACGACAAGGTGTCCTATATCTCTACCGCCGGCGGTGCCTTCCTGGAATACCTGGAAGGCAAGACGCTGCCCGCCGTGGCCATGCTGGAAGAAAAGGCCAAGGGCTGA
- a CDS encoding Txe/YoeB family addiction module toxin, whose protein sequence is MRSVRFVPDAWADYLYWQAQDKKTLKRLNGLITAAAREPFVVIGKPEPLRGELSGYWSRRMDETNRLVYRVTDTELVIIACRFHYDS, encoded by the coding sequence GTGCGCAGCGTGCGTTTCGTGCCCGATGCCTGGGCCGACTACCTGTACTGGCAAGCGCAGGACAAGAAGACGCTGAAACGCCTGAATGGGTTGATTACCGCCGCTGCGCGTGAGCCCTTCGTGGTTATTGGCAAACCTGAGCCCCTGCGAGGCGAATTATCCGGCTACTGGTCTAGGCGCATGGATGAAACAAACCGTCTGGTTTACCGAGTAACTGATACCGAACTGGTCATCATCGCTTGCCGTTTTCACTATGACAGCTAG
- a CDS encoding NAD(P)H-dependent oxidoreductase, with translation MKISIINGSHRHNAQSAKVAGFLAGQLEQLRLADEIWRFDLTDNPLPLWDEGIWSGDAKWQQLLTPLSAQLASSDGFIIIAPEWHGMAPSGLKNFLLLWGNNELAHKPALIVGVSSSVGGTYPVAELRMNSSKNNRLCYIPEHLIIRNVEQVLNESGENDTEADTYYRERSAFALGLLEQYAQALRPVRAAEGTFNAKFKNGM, from the coding sequence ATGAAAATCAGCATCATCAATGGCAGTCATCGGCACAACGCGCAGAGCGCCAAGGTGGCGGGCTTTTTGGCCGGGCAGCTGGAGCAGCTCCGGCTGGCGGATGAGATCTGGCGCTTTGATCTCACCGACAACCCCCTGCCCCTGTGGGATGAGGGCATCTGGTCGGGGGATGCCAAATGGCAACAGCTGCTGACACCCCTGTCCGCCCAGCTGGCCAGTAGCGATGGCTTTATCATCATCGCCCCCGAGTGGCACGGCATGGCCCCCTCGGGGCTGAAGAACTTCCTCCTGCTGTGGGGTAACAACGAGCTGGCGCACAAGCCGGCCCTGATCGTCGGCGTCTCCTCCAGCGTCGGTGGCACCTACCCGGTGGCCGAGCTGCGCATGAACAGCAGCAAGAACAACCGTCTGTGCTACATCCCCGAGCATCTGATCATCCGCAACGTCGAGCAGGTGCTCAATGAATCGGGGGAGAACGACACCGAGGCCGATACCTATTACCGCGAACGCAGCGCCTTCGCCCTGGGGTTGCTGGAGCAATACGCCCAGGCCCTGCGCCCGGTGCGGGCTGCCGAGGGCACCTTTAACGCCAAATTCAAAAACGGCATGTAG
- a CDS encoding metallophosphoesterase family protein, giving the protein MKACILSDSHDHIPLLDAAVAQAKELGVEAVLHCGDIVAPSTLRCLKKHELPVHFIHGNNSGDLYVLTTMAAQADNQFHYHGMDAGVTLAGKRIFLVHYPHYARAMAATGDWDLVCCGHSHELTIEQVTNAKGGSTPLVNPGTIGGVGRAPATWILADLEAMDFQPQQVPKLIEQGYSELAG; this is encoded by the coding sequence ATGAAGGCCTGCATCCTCTCCGACAGCCATGATCATATCCCCCTGCTGGACGCCGCCGTGGCCCAGGCCAAGGAGTTGGGCGTTGAGGCGGTACTGCACTGCGGCGACATCGTCGCCCCCAGCACCTTGCGCTGTCTGAAAAAGCACGAGTTGCCGGTGCACTTTATCCACGGTAACAACAGCGGTGATCTTTATGTGCTGACCACCATGGCGGCGCAGGCGGACAACCAGTTCCACTACCACGGCATGGACGCGGGGGTAACCCTGGCGGGCAAGCGCATCTTTCTGGTGCACTACCCCCACTATGCCCGCGCCATGGCCGCTACCGGCGACTGGGATCTGGTCTGCTGCGGCCACAGCCATGAGCTGACCATAGAACAGGTGACCAACGCCAAGGGCGGCAGCACGCCCCTGGTCAATCCGGGCACCATCGGCGGCGTCGGCCGCGCCCCGGCCACCTGGATCCTGGCCGACCTGGAGGCCATGGACTTTCAGCCGCAGCAAGTGCCCAAGCTGATCGAACAGGGCTACAGCGAGCTGGCGGGCTAA
- the gap gene encoding type I glyceraldehyde-3-phosphate dehydrogenase, whose product MALKVGINGFGRIGRMAFRAISKDFPNIEVVGINDLLDPDYLAYMLKYDSVHGNFPGDIAVEGNSMIVNGKKIRLTAERDPANLKWDEVGAELVIECTGFFLTDESCQAHIKAGAKKVVQSAPSKDATPMFVYGVNHKTYAGQAVVSAASCTTNCLAPVAKVLHDNWGIKRGLMTTVHAATATQKTVDGPSQKDWRGGRGILENIIPSSTGAAKAVGKVLPELNGLLTGMAFRVPTSDVSVVDLTVELNKDADYAEICAAMKSASESGDLAGVLAYTEDKVVSTDFRGHGTPSIFDAGAGIALDKTFIKVVSWYDNEYGYTCNMLRFVEHVAAN is encoded by the coding sequence ATGGCTCTTAAAGTCGGTATCAATGGTTTTGGCCGCATCGGCCGCATGGCGTTCCGCGCCATCAGCAAGGATTTCCCCAACATCGAAGTGGTCGGCATCAACGACCTGCTCGACCCCGATTATCTGGCCTACATGCTCAAGTACGACTCCGTACACGGCAATTTCCCCGGCGACATCGCCGTGGAAGGCAACAGCATGATCGTCAACGGCAAGAAGATTCGCCTCACCGCCGAGCGTGATCCCGCCAACCTGAAGTGGGACGAAGTGGGTGCCGAGCTGGTGATCGAGTGCACCGGCTTCTTCCTCACCGACGAATCCTGCCAGGCGCACATCAAGGCCGGTGCCAAGAAGGTGGTGCAGTCCGCCCCCTCCAAGGATGCCACCCCCATGTTCGTCTATGGCGTCAACCACAAGACCTATGCCGGTCAGGCCGTGGTCTCCGCCGCCTCCTGTACCACCAACTGCCTGGCCCCTGTGGCCAAGGTGCTGCACGACAACTGGGGCATCAAGCGTGGCCTGATGACCACGGTACATGCCGCCACCGCCACCCAGAAGACCGTCGATGGTCCCTCGCAGAAGGACTGGCGCGGTGGCCGCGGCATCCTGGAGAACATCATCCCCTCCTCCACCGGCGCGGCCAAGGCCGTGGGCAAGGTGCTGCCGGAACTCAACGGCCTGCTCACCGGCATGGCCTTCCGCGTGCCCACCTCCGACGTCTCCGTGGTCGATCTCACGGTGGAACTGAACAAGGATGCCGACTACGCGGAGATCTGCGCCGCCATGAAGTCTGCCTCCGAGTCCGGCGACCTGGCCGGCGTGCTGGCCTACACCGAAGACAAGGTGGTCTCCACCGACTTCCGTGGCCACGGCACCCCGTCCATCTTCGATGCCGGTGCCGGTATCGCCCTGGACAAGACCTTCATCAAGGTCGTCTCCTGGTACGACAACGAGTACGGCTATACCTGCAACATGCTGCGTTTTGTCGAGCATGTAGCGGCCAACTAA
- the tkt gene encoding transketolase, translating into MSSRKELANAIRALSMDAVQKANSGHPGAPMGMADIAEVLWNGHLKHNPANPKWADRDRFVLSNGHGSMLIYSLLHLTGYDLSMDDLKNFRQLHSRTPGHPEYGYAPGIETTTGPLGQGISNGVGMALAEKILAEQFNRPGHAIVDHHTYVFLGDGCMMEGVSHESCAFAGTLGLGKLIAFWDDNGITIDGDVDGWFTDNTPARFEAYGWQVIRDVDGHDAAAIDAAIQQAKTETGKPTLICCKTVIGFGSPNLCGSHDCHGAPLGDEEIKLTREKLGWKHEPFVIPDEVYAGWDAKAKGAEAEQGWTERFAAYRAAHPDLAAEFERRMVGELPADWQEKASAFIKSVQEKAEKKATRQHSKASLDGYAALLPEFVGGSADLTPSNNTFNSSSRYINPGHGKPMDFGGNYLSYGVREFGMSAIMNGMTLHGGVRPYGATFLMFSEYARNALRMAALMKINPIFVYTHDSIGLGEDGPTHQPIEQIPTLRMIPNMSNWRPCDGTETAVAWKAAIERKDGPSCLIFTRQALTPMPRSDEQLADIARGGYVLRDCDGAPEAIIIATGSEVELAVAAAEAMSGKRVRVVSMPSTDVFEAQDAAYKESVLPAACTARVAVEAAVTDGWYKYVGMNGKVIGINRFGESAPAGQLFKEFGFTVENVVQAVEAVL; encoded by the coding sequence ATGTCGTCACGCAAAGAGCTAGCAAATGCCATTCGCGCCCTCAGCATGGATGCCGTGCAGAAGGCGAACTCCGGCCACCCCGGCGCGCCCATGGGCATGGCGGATATTGCCGAGGTGCTGTGGAACGGCCACCTGAAGCACAACCCGGCCAACCCCAAGTGGGCCGACCGTGACCGCTTCGTGCTCTCCAATGGCCACGGCTCCATGCTGATCTACTCCCTGCTGCACCTGACCGGCTACGACCTGAGCATGGACGACCTGAAGAACTTCCGTCAGCTGCACTCGCGCACCCCAGGTCACCCGGAATACGGCTATGCCCCCGGCATCGAGACCACCACCGGCCCCCTGGGTCAGGGTATTTCCAATGGCGTCGGCATGGCCCTGGCGGAGAAGATCCTGGCCGAGCAGTTCAACCGTCCTGGCCATGCGATCGTCGATCATCACACCTACGTCTTTCTCGGCGATGGCTGCATGATGGAAGGCGTCTCCCACGAGTCCTGCGCCTTTGCCGGCACCCTGGGCCTGGGCAAGCTGATCGCCTTCTGGGACGACAACGGCATCACCATCGACGGCGATGTGGATGGCTGGTTCACCGACAACACCCCGGCCCGTTTCGAGGCCTACGGCTGGCAGGTAATCCGCGACGTGGACGGCCACGATGCCGCCGCCATCGATGCCGCCATTCAGCAGGCCAAGACCGAGACCGGCAAGCCAACCCTGATCTGCTGCAAGACCGTGATCGGCTTTGGGTCGCCCAACCTGTGCGGCAGCCACGACTGCCACGGTGCCCCCCTGGGGGACGAAGAGATCAAGCTGACGCGGGAAAAGCTGGGCTGGAAGCACGAGCCCTTTGTCATTCCCGACGAGGTCTATGCCGGCTGGGATGCCAAGGCCAAGGGAGCCGAGGCGGAACAGGGCTGGACCGAGCGGTTTGCCGCCTATCGCGCCGCCCACCCCGACCTGGCCGCTGAATTTGAACGCCGCATGGTCGGCGAGCTGCCCGCCGATTGGCAGGAAAAGGCCAGTGCCTTTATCAAATCGGTACAGGAAAAGGCCGAGAAAAAGGCCACCCGCCAGCACTCCAAGGCCTCCCTGGACGGCTATGCTGCCCTGCTGCCGGAGTTTGTCGGCGGCTCTGCCGACCTGACCCCGTCCAACAACACCTTCAACAGCAGCTCCAGATATATCAATCCGGGTCACGGCAAGCCGATGGACTTCGGCGGCAACTACCTCAGCTACGGGGTACGCGAGTTCGGCATGTCCGCCATCATGAACGGCATGACCCTGCACGGCGGCGTGCGCCCCTACGGTGCCACCTTCCTGATGTTCTCCGAATACGCCCGCAACGCCCTGCGCATGGCGGCACTGATGAAGATCAACCCGATCTTCGTCTATACCCACGACTCCATCGGTCTGGGCGAGGACGGCCCCACCCACCAGCCCATCGAGCAGATCCCCACCCTGCGCATGATCCCCAACATGAGCAACTGGCGGCCCTGTGACGGCACCGAAACCGCCGTGGCCTGGAAGGCGGCGATCGAGCGCAAGGACGGCCCCAGCTGCCTGATCTTCACCCGTCAGGCCCTGACCCCCATGCCGCGCAGCGATGAGCAACTGGCCGATATCGCCCGTGGCGGCTATGTGCTGCGGGATTGCGATGGCGCGCCTGAGGCCATCATCATCGCCACCGGCTCGGAGGTGGAACTGGCCGTGGCCGCCGCCGAGGCCATGAGCGGCAAAAGGGTGCGCGTGGTCTCCATGCCCAGCACCGATGTGTTCGAGGCCCAGGATGCGGCCTACAAGGAATCCGTGCTACCGGCCGCCTGCACCGCCCGCGTCGCCGTCGAGGCCGCTGTCACCGATGGCTGGTATAAGTACGTCGGCATGAACGGCAAGGTGATCGGCATCAACCGCTTTGGTGAATCGGCCCCGGCCGGTCAGCTGTTCAAGGAATTCGGCTTCACCGTGGAGAACGTGGTTCAGGCGGTCGAAGCGGTTCTTTAG